DNA from Streptomyces luteogriseus:
CACGCTGGAGTTCGACTTCGGGCGCAACGAGGTGCGCAACTTCCTCGTGGCCAACGCCGTGTACTGGTGCGAGGAGTTCCACATCGACGGGCTGCGCGTGGACGCCGTCGCCTCGATGCTCTACCTGGACTACTCGCGCGAGCCGGGCCAGTGGACGCCCAACGAGCACGGCGGCCGGGAGAACCTGGACGCGGTGGCGTTCCTCCAGGAGATGAACGCGACGGTGTACCGCAGGGTGCCCGGCGTGGTCACGATCGCCGAGGAGTCCACCGCCTGGGACGGTGTCACGCGTGCCACCCACCACAAGGGCCCGAGCGGCTTCGGTGGCCTCGGGTTCGGGTTGAAGTGGAACATGGGCTGGATGCACGACTCGTTGCAGTACATGAGTCACGAGCCGGTGCACCGCAAGTACCACCACGGCGAGATGACGTTCTCGATGGTGTACGCGTACAGCGAGAACTACGTGCTGCCGATCTCCCACGACGAGGTCGTGCACGGCAAGCGGTCCCTGGTGTCGAAGATGCCGGGCGACTGGTGGCAGCAGCGCGCCGGGGTGCGGTCCTACCTCGGCTACATGTGGGCCCATCCGGGCAAGCAACTGCTCTTCATGGGGCAGGAGTTCGCGCAGGGCGCCGAGTGGTCCGAGGCGCACGGGCCGGACTGGTGGCTGCTGGACCCGGGGTACGGGGCGGAGCCCGACCACCGGGGTGTGCGGGACCTGGTCCGCGACCTGAACACCGTCTACCGGGCGACCCCTGCGCTGTGGCGGCTCGACACGGACCCGGCCGGTTTCGAGTGGATCGTCGGGGACGCCGCCGACGACAACGTCCTCGCGTTCCTGCGGCTGGACCCGGAGGGCGTCCCCGTGCTGGCGGTGTCCAACTTCGCGCCGGTCACCCGCCAGGACTACCGCCTGGGCGTTCCCGACGACGTCCCCGCCTGGCACGAGGCGCTCAACACCGACGCGGCCCGCTACGGCGGCAGCGACGTCACCAACCCCGACCCGGTCAAGCCCGAACCCCAGCCCTGGCACGGCCGCCCGGCCAGCATCCGCCTGGCCCTGCCGCCCCTGGCGACGGTGTGGCTGCGGCCGGCGTAGGAGGCCGGGCACGCGACAGGGAGCCCAGGGAGCGTTGTCGGGGGCGGCTCATCCCGCCGCTCCCGTCAGCGCGTGCGCGATGTGGTCGGCGAGCGGGAACAGCCAGTCGCCCCGCGCGTTGCCGAGCAGGTGGTCGCCGTGCGGTACCGACAGGTGGGTGCCGTGCGGTGCGAGGCGGGCGAGCGGCTCGCCGTTCGTCACGCCGGGGATGACGTCCCGGCCGCCGTCCACGACCAGCAGCGGGGCCGTGATGCGCGGTGTCAGGCCGGCGAGATCCACCGGGCGGGCGAAGGCACGGGCGGCATCGACCCCTCCGGCCCGCTCGGTCATGATGTCCCGCACGGGCGGGGGCAGTTCGGCCCAGTCGAGGCGGAAGGGGCCGCTG
Protein-coding regions in this window:
- a CDS encoding alpha/beta fold hydrolase, yielding MVRAASRAPGRTPAIDSVPPARRRRRGALTATTTLTPDYERVVGRVVDALGVARVGLVGLSLGGYYAARTAALEPRVAAVATVSGPFRLDWAELPPPVRDIMTERAGGVDAARAFARPVDLAGLTPRITAPLLVVDGGRDVIPGVTNGEPLARLAPHGTHLSVPHGDHLLGNARGDWLFPLADHIAHALTGAAG